Proteins encoded by one window of Thermococcus sp. Bubb.Bath:
- a CDS encoding molybdenum cofactor biosynthesis protein B — MGVKDHKEKAPRRFKFAVVTVSDTASRGEKEDKSGKFLVEELEKAGHEKVLYKIVPDEKMEIIGAVVDAFRAGADVLVTSGGTGITSRDVTIESIRPLLDKELSFGEIFRLVSYEEIGTAAMITRATGGIIRSSGRAMAVFCLPGSLGATKTGIKLILAEAGHVLKHGRE, encoded by the coding sequence ATGGGGGTTAAAGACCATAAGGAGAAGGCTCCGAGGAGGTTTAAGTTCGCCGTTGTAACTGTCAGCGACACCGCGAGCAGGGGGGAGAAAGAGGATAAGAGTGGGAAGTTCCTGGTGGAAGAGCTGGAAAAGGCCGGGCACGAGAAGGTTCTCTACAAGATCGTACCCGATGAGAAGATGGAGATAATCGGGGCGGTTGTCGATGCCTTTCGCGCCGGAGCGGATGTTCTGGTGACCTCTGGAGGTACTGGGATAACGAGCAGGGACGTGACGATAGAGAGCATCAGACCCCTTCTTGACAAAGAACTCTCCTTTGGGGAGATCTTCAGACTCGTCAGCTACGAGGAGATAGGAACCGCGGCTATGATAACGAGGGCAACGGGAGGCATAATACGGAGCTCCGGAAGGGCCATGGCAGTGTTCTGCCTACCAGGGAGCCTGGGGGCGACCAAGACGGGAATAAAGCTCATACTGGCCGAGGCAGGACACGTTCTAAAGCACGGGCGTGAATAG